The following coding sequences lie in one Steroidobacter denitrificans genomic window:
- a CDS encoding type II toxin-antitoxin system VapC family toxin has product MDFGYHHDPTRVTRNTKDFVDLNLRLIDPWES; this is encoded by the coding sequence GTGGATTTTGGTTATCACCACGACCCGACGCGGGTCACACGCAACACCAAGGACTTCGTAGACCTGAACCTGCGTTTGATCGATCCCTGGGAGAGCTGA
- the rnhA gene encoding ribonuclease HI, whose translation MTVDVVIYTDGACRGNPGPGGWGVLLQAGAHIKELSGAEPQTTNNRMELTAAIEALAALKRPCSIVLYTDSQYVRKGITEWLAQWKARNWRTADRKPVKNIDLWQALEHQIERHRIEWHWVKGHAGVPGNERADALANRAIDLMQRHAAAGGNG comes from the coding sequence GTGACGGTAGACGTCGTGATCTATACCGACGGCGCCTGCCGCGGCAATCCCGGGCCGGGGGGCTGGGGTGTGCTGCTACAGGCCGGCGCACACATAAAGGAGTTGAGCGGTGCGGAGCCGCAGACCACCAACAATCGCATGGAGCTGACCGCGGCGATCGAGGCGCTGGCGGCGTTGAAGCGGCCCTGTTCGATCGTGCTGTACACCGACTCGCAGTATGTACGCAAGGGTATCACCGAGTGGCTGGCGCAATGGAAGGCGCGCAACTGGCGCACCGCCGATCGCAAGCCGGTGAAGAACATCGATTTATGGCAGGCGTTGGAACACCAGATCGAACGCCATCGTATCGAATGGCATTGGGTCAAGGGGCATGCCGGCGTGCCGGGTAACGAACGCGCCGATGCACTGGCAAATCGCGCCATCGACCTGATGCAGCGGCATGCCGCGGCGGGCGGCAACGGTTGA
- the radA gene encoding DNA repair protein RadA, producing the protein MAAKTKSREVFVCDQCGNESLQWQGLCPACGAGDALKRVTVARAAPPHRALTAGSGEPRLLSQVAEQDEPRIPTGLAELDRVLGGGLVLGSVTLLGGDPGIGKSTLLLQAGDTLSRATPTLYVTGEESLRQVSLRARRLEVSGERLQLLAETSVETLLEQAVQSGARVLVIDSIQTMFAANVESSPGSASQVRESAAALVRFAKASGVSVLIIGHVTKEGIIAGPRILEHMVDTVLYFESDAGSRYRLVRAVKNRFGAANEVGVFAMTEQGLKEVKNPSAIFLSQHAQPVAGSSVMVAREGSRPMLIEVQALTDESQGMNPRRVAVGLEANRLALLLAVLHRHGGISTAGRDVFLNVVGGVRISETAADLPAVLATVSSARDKPLAGRIVCFGELGLAGEVRPVPYGEERLREAAKHGFERAIVPVANVPRRPIEGLEIIGVERLTEALHGAF; encoded by the coding sequence ATGGCTGCCAAAACCAAATCCCGTGAAGTCTTCGTTTGCGATCAGTGCGGCAACGAAAGCCTGCAGTGGCAGGGGCTATGTCCCGCCTGCGGCGCGGGCGATGCTCTCAAGCGGGTCACGGTGGCGCGCGCCGCGCCGCCGCACCGGGCGCTGACGGCCGGCAGCGGGGAGCCGCGCCTGCTGTCGCAAGTCGCCGAACAGGATGAACCGCGCATTCCCACCGGGCTGGCCGAGCTCGACCGGGTGCTGGGGGGCGGACTGGTGCTGGGGTCGGTGACCTTGCTGGGCGGGGATCCGGGCATCGGCAAATCGACTCTGCTGCTGCAGGCCGGCGATACGCTCAGCCGCGCCACCCCCACCTTGTATGTCACGGGCGAGGAATCGCTGCGCCAGGTCAGTCTGCGGGCGCGGCGCCTGGAGGTTTCCGGGGAGCGTCTGCAGTTGCTGGCGGAAACCTCCGTGGAAACACTCCTGGAACAGGCGGTGCAGTCGGGCGCGCGCGTGCTGGTGATCGACTCGATTCAGACCATGTTCGCCGCCAACGTGGAGTCCTCGCCGGGCTCGGCCTCGCAGGTGCGCGAATCGGCGGCGGCGCTGGTGCGCTTCGCCAAAGCTTCCGGAGTGTCGGTGCTGATCATCGGCCATGTCACCAAGGAAGGAATCATCGCCGGTCCGCGCATCCTGGAGCATATGGTGGATACCGTGCTGTATTTCGAAAGTGACGCCGGCAGTCGCTACCGGCTGGTGCGTGCGGTGAAGAACCGCTTCGGCGCCGCCAACGAAGTCGGCGTGTTCGCCATGACCGAGCAGGGTCTGAAGGAAGTCAAGAATCCTTCCGCGATCTTCCTGTCGCAGCATGCGCAGCCGGTGGCGGGCAGTTCGGTCATGGTGGCGCGTGAAGGCAGCCGCCCCATGCTGATCGAGGTGCAGGCCCTCACGGATGAATCCCAGGGCATGAATCCGCGCCGCGTCGCCGTCGGTCTGGAAGCCAATCGGCTGGCGTTGCTGCTGGCGGTCCTGCATCGCCATGGCGGCATTTCCACAGCCGGGCGCGATGTGTTCCTGAACGTGGTGGGCGGCGTGCGTATTTCGGAAACGGCCGCCGATCTGCCGGCGGTGCTGGCCACCGTGTCCAGCGCGCGCGATAAACCTTTGGCAGGCCGTATCGTGTGTTTCGGCGAACTCGGTCTGGCGGGGGAAGTACGGCCGGTGCCCTACGGCGAGGAGCGCCTGCGCGAGGCGGCCAAGCATGGTTTCGAGCGGGCGATCGTGCCGGTCGCGAATGTCCCGCGCCGGCCGATCGAGGGCCTGGAGATCATCGGCGTGGAGCGCCTGACGGAAGCGCTGCACGGCGCATTCTGA
- a CDS encoding lytic transglycosylase, whose product MIEAQRRWSIAHPPLAALHFRLSGSGSTGRRPRGARTGGRGIGARLLALTLALVLGGCGHLAQHTANDDFQAIEFDPTKLDEASIGTLGPEQIEDAIEVLDARTESQRPLVSELGEGAAGQAPDDLFERIRAGFSLTDVDQAAVQYEVDWFARHPAYLDRTFKRGERYLHHIVTEIEARGMPSELALLPVVESAFNPVAYSRARASGLWQFIPATGLRYGLKQNWYYDGRRDVLAATTAALDYLEALAKMFEGDWLLAVAAYNTGEANVARAIKRNLAAGKPTDFFHLQLPRETRAYVPKLLAMRRIVADPAAHGLAFSSIANQPYFVKVEVGGQIDLQVAAELAELSKEELLALNPAFNHWVTDPEGPHHLLVPVDRHDRFVRGIAALPPGERVRVVYHRVRAGDTLGAIANRYGVTVAALRAGNKLHGTLIHPGQDLLVTAAPGARTGGGAAPAAAIHAAALAAESSPRAGGKGGRHIVQPGDTLWSIARRHGVNMDHLARSNGLPTHGTLSVGQVISIPGTTRMAALSAGGETRSTTYVVRRGDNLSRIADQFRIRLSDLMNWNSLHSDSIIMPGQRLVMYIDERRRAGI is encoded by the coding sequence ATGATCGAGGCGCAACGCCGATGGTCCATCGCGCACCCCCCACTAGCCGCACTGCATTTCCGACTCTCCGGCTCCGGATCCACCGGCCGCCGGCCACGCGGCGCTCGAACCGGCGGCCGCGGAATCGGCGCGCGGCTGCTCGCCCTGACTCTGGCGCTGGTGCTGGGAGGCTGCGGGCATCTGGCGCAGCATACGGCGAATGATGATTTCCAGGCCATCGAGTTCGACCCGACGAAATTGGATGAAGCGTCCATCGGCACCCTGGGCCCCGAGCAGATCGAGGACGCCATCGAAGTGCTGGATGCCCGCACCGAATCGCAGCGCCCGCTGGTGAGCGAACTCGGCGAAGGCGCCGCCGGCCAGGCGCCCGATGACCTGTTCGAACGGATTCGCGCCGGCTTCAGCCTGACGGATGTGGATCAGGCCGCGGTACAGTATGAAGTCGACTGGTTCGCCCGCCACCCCGCCTACCTGGACCGCACCTTCAAGCGCGGCGAGCGCTATCTGCATCACATCGTCACCGAGATCGAAGCGCGCGGCATGCCCTCGGAGCTGGCCTTGCTGCCGGTGGTGGAAAGCGCATTCAACCCGGTCGCCTACTCGCGGGCACGTGCCTCGGGACTGTGGCAGTTCATTCCCGCCACCGGGCTGCGTTACGGCCTGAAGCAGAACTGGTACTACGACGGCCGGCGCGATGTGCTCGCCGCCACCACGGCGGCTCTGGACTATCTGGAAGCCCTGGCCAAGATGTTCGAAGGCGACTGGCTGCTGGCGGTCGCCGCCTACAACACCGGGGAGGCCAACGTGGCGCGCGCGATCAAGCGCAATCTCGCGGCCGGCAAGCCCACGGATTTCTTTCATCTGCAGCTGCCGCGCGAAACCCGCGCCTATGTGCCCAAGCTGCTGGCGATGCGCCGCATCGTCGCCGATCCGGCCGCCCATGGCCTGGCGTTCTCCAGCATCGCCAACCAGCCTTATTTCGTCAAAGTCGAAGTCGGCGGCCAGATCGACCTGCAGGTGGCGGCCGAACTGGCCGAGCTGTCGAAAGAGGAACTGCTGGCGCTGAACCCCGCCTTCAACCACTGGGTGACCGATCCGGAAGGTCCGCACCATTTGCTGGTGCCGGTCGACCGGCATGACCGCTTCGTCCGAGGCATCGCCGCGCTGCCGCCCGGCGAGCGGGTACGCGTCGTCTATCATCGGGTACGTGCCGGCGATACCCTGGGCGCGATCGCCAACCGTTACGGCGTCACGGTCGCCGCCCTGCGCGCCGGCAACAAGTTGCACGGCACCCTCATCCACCCCGGGCAGGACCTGCTGGTGACCGCCGCACCTGGTGCACGCACCGGCGGTGGCGCAGCGCCTGCCGCCGCCATCCACGCCGCAGCACTGGCTGCCGAATCATCGCCCCGAGCCGGCGGCAAGGGCGGCAGGCATATCGTGCAGCCGGGTGACACCTTGTGGAGCATTGCCCGCCGGCATGGCGTGAACATGGACCATCTCGCCCGCAGCAACGGTCTGCCCACCCACGGCACGCTATCGGTCGGCCAAGTCATTTCGATTCCGGGCACTACCCGCATGGCTGCGCTCAGCGCCGGCGGCGAGACGCGCTCCACGACCTACGTGGTACGGCGCGGCGACAACCTGTCGCGCATCGCCGATCAATTCCGGATCCGCCTGAGCGACCTGATGAACTGGAATTCGCTGCACTCGGACAGCATCATCATGCCAGGCCAGCGCCTGGTGATGTACATCGACGAGCGTCGCCGCGCGGGAATCTAG
- a CDS encoding DUF6941 family protein has protein sequence MSIPLEIREVLVCDDIRREDNGKAILIGVYVGDILVSAFPVNLRLSFWLQGRARKNARPGIAKFKIEVADQDEDAEPILVETKFDAPPTGMSDGVLIFAAVPLTVRQPGRLLISVDEGSNEWIELASKTISAIKPVNELAQPS, from the coding sequence ATGAGCATTCCCCTGGAAATCAGGGAAGTTCTTGTATGTGATGATATTCGTCGCGAGGATAACGGAAAGGCGATTCTGATAGGCGTCTATGTTGGCGATATATTGGTATCAGCCTTTCCGGTGAATCTGCGCTTGAGCTTCTGGCTACAAGGACGCGCCCGTAAGAATGCCCGCCCTGGAATTGCAAAGTTCAAGATTGAAGTCGCGGATCAGGACGAGGACGCCGAGCCAATACTTGTAGAAACCAAGTTCGACGCGCCTCCTACCGGTATGAGCGATGGCGTCCTCATATTTGCAGCTGTGCCGCTTACCGTCAGGCAACCGGGGCGTTTGTTGATTAGTGTGGATGAAGGCAGCAACGAGTGGATCGAGCTAGCCAGCAAGACAATCAGCGCGATCAAGCCTGTCAACGAGCTTGCGCAACCTTCTTAG
- a CDS encoding enoyl-ACP reductase FabI, with translation MGFLAGKRALIIGLASERSIAYGIAAAMRREGAELAFSYQERFKDRVERLGQEFGSSAVFGMDVGSDESIAGAFDKLRGIWDGLDIVVHAVAFAPSDALHGGFMESTTRENFRIAHDISSYSLTAIARAAEPLMAGRQGALVTLSYLGAMRSLPGYNVMGLAKASLEANVRFLASDLGPRGIRINGISAGPIRTLAAAGIGGFRKILGHVAAVAPLRRNVTIEDVGNAAAFLCSDLASGITGEIVYVDNGYSTVGMTVGAES, from the coding sequence ATGGGATTTCTTGCCGGTAAGCGCGCCCTGATCATTGGCCTGGCCTCGGAGCGCTCCATCGCCTACGGCATCGCCGCGGCGATGCGTCGCGAAGGCGCTGAACTGGCGTTCAGCTACCAGGAACGTTTCAAGGACCGGGTCGAGCGCCTGGGCCAGGAGTTCGGCTCGAGCGCGGTCTTCGGGATGGACGTGGGCAGCGATGAGAGCATCGCCGGCGCCTTCGACAAGTTACGCGGCATATGGGACGGCCTGGACATCGTCGTGCATGCCGTGGCGTTCGCACCCTCGGACGCGCTGCACGGCGGCTTCATGGAGTCCACCACACGCGAGAACTTTCGCATCGCGCATGACATCTCCAGCTACAGCCTGACCGCGATCGCCAGGGCCGCCGAACCCTTGATGGCGGGACGCCAAGGCGCCTTGGTGACCTTGAGCTATCTCGGCGCGATGCGCTCCCTGCCGGGCTACAACGTAATGGGTCTGGCCAAGGCGAGCCTGGAAGCCAACGTGCGTTTCCTGGCCTCCGATCTGGGTCCGCGAGGAATCCGGATCAATGGTATTTCGGCCGGCCCGATCCGCACCCTGGCGGCTGCGGGCATCGGCGGATTTCGCAAAATCCTGGGCCATGTGGCCGCGGTGGCTCCCTTGCGGCGCAATGTCACCATCGAGGATGTGGGCAATGCCGCCGCGTTCCTGTGCTCGGATCTCGCCTCCGGCATCACCGGCGAGATCGTCTACGTGGACAACGGCTACAGCACGGTCGGCATGACGGTCGGGGCGGAGTCCTGA
- a CDS encoding toxin-antitoxin system HicB family antitoxin, whose amino-acid sequence MSTLTIRLPDTKHERLKAFARTRGVSVNKLVEELATIALAQADAENRYLLRKARGKPAMGLQLLDKLDRKTK is encoded by the coding sequence ATGTCGACTCTCACGATCCGACTGCCCGACACGAAGCACGAGCGGCTGAAGGCATTTGCCCGAACGCGTGGCGTCAGCGTCAATAAGTTGGTCGAGGAGTTGGCCACGATCGCACTTGCCCAAGCGGATGCCGAGAATCGCTATCTGCTGCGAAAGGCTCGCGGCAAGCCAGCGATGGGTCTGCAGCTGCTCGACAAGCTTGATCGGAAGACCAAATAG
- a CDS encoding putative toxin-antitoxin system toxin component, PIN family, protein MSPPRIVLDTNVLASAFTSGRGASREVLRCVLRKEVHALISVPLFTEYEDVLARPQVQRRCSLSSREQQVLFDAFLACTELVEVYYRWRPNLPDESDNHVLELAVAAGSATILTFNGRDFSRGELRFPDVAIRSPAQWLKEN, encoded by the coding sequence ATGAGCCCACCCCGGATCGTCCTGGACACCAACGTTCTTGCCTCGGCCTTCACGAGTGGTCGTGGGGCATCGCGGGAAGTTCTGCGGTGCGTCCTGCGAAAAGAGGTGCATGCGCTGATTTCGGTGCCGCTGTTCACGGAATATGAGGACGTACTGGCCCGTCCGCAGGTGCAAAGGCGGTGCAGTCTAAGTTCGCGGGAGCAGCAAGTGCTGTTTGACGCATTCCTGGCCTGCACCGAGCTGGTGGAGGTCTACTACCGCTGGAGGCCGAACCTGCCGGACGAGTCCGACAATCATGTTCTGGAACTGGCCGTAGCGGCCGGAAGTGCAACGATTCTGACGTTCAACGGGAGAGATTTCTCACGTGGCGAACTGCGATTTCCGGATGTTGCCATCCGGTCGCCTGCGCAATGGCTGAAAGAGAATTGA
- the brnA gene encoding type II toxin-antitoxin system BrnA family antitoxin, translated as MKAKTKAETFDRKFDADESIIDHLDVDKARRVGTKTKRVNVDFPAWMVQSIDREARRLGVTRQSLIKLWLADRLDQSRATVNN; from the coding sequence ATGAAGGCGAAAACGAAGGCAGAAACGTTTGACCGCAAGTTTGATGCCGACGAGTCGATCATCGATCATCTGGACGTGGACAAGGCGCGTCGGGTCGGCACCAAAACGAAGCGTGTCAACGTAGATTTCCCGGCGTGGATGGTGCAATCGATAGACCGCGAAGCGCGCCGCTTGGGCGTCACTCGGCAGTCCCTGATCAAGCTCTGGCTGGCGGACCGACTGGATCAGTCGCGAGCGACGGTCAACAATTAA
- a CDS encoding class I SAM-dependent methyltransferase, with product MPPASSFQPPPKPAPDLHAWLRTPLGQRVYALERRLAAEALAQVFGWQMLQIGVWGDEDGLIGEGRTQRRCMLAWHGAHASDAPALIRSRTDALAIASDSVDAVMLPHTLEYEPEPHEILREVERILSGEGHLIVFGFRPLSLWGMRHGFAKQGFPPGLERMISEGRLRDWLKLLGFEVVDARRYLFTRPWGTTPPAPHSVFERIGPQIWPAFAGGYMVKARKRVYALTPIRPRWRLRPKVVGGLIEPTTHG from the coding sequence ATGCCGCCCGCATCCTCCTTTCAGCCACCGCCGAAACCTGCACCGGATCTGCACGCCTGGCTACGCACGCCACTGGGGCAACGGGTCTATGCGCTGGAGCGCCGGCTGGCCGCTGAAGCGCTGGCGCAGGTGTTCGGCTGGCAGATGCTGCAGATCGGCGTGTGGGGAGATGAGGATGGACTCATCGGCGAGGGCCGTACGCAGCGTCGCTGTATGCTCGCCTGGCATGGTGCGCACGCGAGCGATGCCCCTGCCTTGATCCGCTCACGTACCGATGCCCTGGCGATCGCCTCGGATAGCGTGGATGCCGTCATGTTGCCGCACACGCTCGAGTATGAGCCCGAGCCCCATGAAATCCTGCGCGAGGTCGAGCGCATCCTTTCGGGAGAGGGTCATTTGATCGTGTTCGGCTTTCGGCCTCTGTCGCTGTGGGGCATGCGCCATGGGTTCGCGAAACAAGGCTTTCCGCCTGGACTGGAGCGTATGATTTCCGAAGGGCGGTTGCGCGACTGGCTGAAGCTGCTGGGCTTCGAGGTCGTCGATGCCCGCCGCTACCTGTTCACGCGCCCCTGGGGTACAACGCCGCCCGCCCCGCACAGCGTCTTCGAGCGCATCGGTCCGCAAATATGGCCGGCATTTGCCGGCGGCTATATGGTCAAGGCACGCAAGCGCGTCTATGCATTGACGCCGATCCGGCCTCGCTGGCGCCTGCGCCCCAAGGTGGTCGGCGGTCTGATCGAACCCACCACGCACGGCTGA
- the gloB gene encoding hydroxyacylglutathione hydrolase, whose translation MLQVTPVRAFSDNYIWLIHAPRDTSQVVAVDPGDAGPVEALLAARGLRLAAVLITHHHRDHVGGVTELLRHHPVPVFGPAGETIPGQPRPLREGDEVRLDELGLSFQVLDVPGHTAGHIAYVGHGALFCGDTLFVAGCGRLFEGTPQQMVTSLAKLASLPPDTLVYCAHEYTLGNLAFARVVEPGNADVADYLDECRRRRAWDEPTVPSVLGRERNVNPFLRCDRRTVKQAAERRAGHALHSPTDVFAVLRRWKDGFRA comes from the coding sequence ATGCTGCAGGTCACCCCGGTTCGGGCTTTTTCCGACAACTACATCTGGCTGATCCATGCGCCGCGGGATACCAGCCAGGTGGTGGCTGTCGATCCGGGCGATGCCGGCCCGGTCGAGGCGCTGCTCGCGGCCCGCGGATTGCGCCTGGCGGCCGTGCTGATCACGCATCATCACCGTGATCATGTCGGCGGCGTGACCGAGTTGCTGCGGCACCACCCGGTACCGGTGTTCGGTCCGGCGGGCGAGACCATACCGGGACAGCCCCGGCCGCTGCGCGAAGGCGACGAGGTGCGGCTGGACGAGCTGGGGCTGTCGTTTCAAGTACTGGATGTACCCGGCCATACGGCCGGACACATCGCTTATGTGGGGCATGGCGCGCTGTTTTGCGGCGATACCTTGTTCGTCGCCGGCTGCGGACGGCTGTTCGAGGGTACGCCACAACAAATGGTCACATCCCTGGCGAAGCTGGCGTCATTGCCGCCCGACACCTTGGTGTACTGCGCACATGAATACACTCTCGGCAATCTGGCATTTGCCAGGGTGGTGGAACCCGGCAATGCCGATGTGGCCGACTATCTCGACGAATGCCGCCGGCGGCGAGCGTGGGATGAGCCGACGGTACCCTCGGTACTGGGGCGGGAACGGAATGTGAATCCGTTCCTGCGCTGTGACCGGCGGACTGTGAAACAGGCCGCGGAACGCCGGGCAGGCCACGCGCTACATAGTCCGACGGACGTATTCGCGGTGCTGCGCCGCTGGAAAGATGGTTTTCGTGCCTGA
- a CDS encoding helix-turn-helix domain-containing protein has protein sequence MENISGKRALSEREIFYFRQRCKNRLFQSLVAFFAEKAEKEGLTKKDLAVSLGKDPAQITRWLSGPGNWTLDTVSDLLLAMNSELDHRIEPLELRESPTRVMFAWGNSPKITGEDAQSNGGNWKMVQLG, from the coding sequence ATGGAAAATATTTCAGGTAAACGTGCGCTGAGCGAGCGCGAAATCTTTTACTTCAGACAGCGATGCAAGAATCGTCTGTTTCAATCCCTCGTGGCCTTCTTCGCCGAAAAAGCCGAGAAAGAAGGATTGACGAAAAAAGATCTCGCCGTGAGCCTGGGGAAAGATCCAGCGCAGATAACGCGCTGGCTCTCCGGGCCTGGTAATTGGACGCTCGATACCGTCAGCGATCTTCTTTTGGCAATGAATAGCGAATTGGATCACCGCATCGAGCCTTTGGAATTACGCGAGTCACCAACAAGAGTAATGTTTGCTTGGGGAAATAGCCCAAAGATCACTGGCGAAGATGCACAAAGCAACGGCGGAAACTGGAAGATGGTGCAGCTCGGATGA
- a CDS encoding SurA N-terminal domain-containing protein, producing the protein MLQKIREKITGLVAFLFIGLIAVVFVFWGVDFGAGVQSYAAKVDGETISADLVRRAWQQRQSQLRQVLHDEIPEELLKSQQAALLEQFIQQSLLTQRARQFGYRVSDQALVERLKQVPAFQVDGEFSKDRYLALLRSSGMHETQFEADLQSELLITQLQEGIVESSFVTPQELDRRYALEQQAREVTYALIPASGFARQVEIDDAQVERWYQEHSADYLLPEMVDLQYLELTRARAEQAVEVTEQALREYYQQVKDRYESPEQRHGRHILITVDDGVSDAQARDKAQELTAQIKNGADFAALAKAYSKDPGSAQQGGDLGWAQRGMFVGPFEDALFGMSEGETRGPIKTQFGYHVLQLEGIRPGSLRSFEDARAEVEDEYRKERAQTIFYDETQKLGDEAFASLTELDSVAQSLDLPLQTLEGFTREGGGEFDANRDVIAAAFSEEVLDRRENSPLITIGEDRALVLRVTGHTPATPRPLAQVQEQIRATLKTQRMRELAKQQGEDAAGRLHQGESWAQVTHALGVDAIAARFVTRDDKVIPGAVLAAAFAVPTAQIGTDKPYIAGVTTDEGNYAVYAVSQARAGDPAAESEQERRDRRRRAERRNGNQEFSAYLAQAERRAKIVRNDTLFD; encoded by the coding sequence ATGCTGCAAAAGATTCGCGAAAAAATAACCGGGCTGGTGGCGTTCCTTTTCATCGGCCTGATCGCCGTGGTGTTCGTGTTCTGGGGTGTCGATTTCGGCGCCGGCGTGCAAAGCTATGCCGCCAAGGTCGATGGCGAGACGATTTCCGCGGACCTGGTGCGCCGGGCCTGGCAGCAGCGCCAGTCGCAGCTGCGGCAGGTGTTGCACGATGAGATTCCGGAGGAACTGCTGAAATCGCAGCAAGCCGCGCTGCTGGAACAGTTCATCCAGCAGAGCTTGCTGACGCAGCGCGCGCGGCAGTTCGGCTATCGCGTCAGCGACCAGGCGCTGGTCGAGCGTCTCAAGCAGGTGCCGGCCTTCCAGGTCGATGGCGAGTTTTCCAAGGACCGCTATCTGGCGCTGCTACGCTCCAGCGGTATGCATGAAACCCAGTTCGAAGCCGATCTGCAGTCGGAACTGCTCATCACCCAGTTGCAGGAGGGGATCGTCGAATCCTCGTTCGTGACACCGCAGGAATTGGACCGGCGCTATGCGCTCGAACAGCAGGCCCGCGAGGTGACCTATGCCCTGATTCCGGCCAGCGGATTCGCGCGCCAGGTCGAGATCGACGATGCACAGGTCGAGCGCTGGTATCAAGAGCATTCCGCCGATTATCTGCTGCCTGAAATGGTCGATCTGCAGTATCTGGAACTGACGCGCGCGCGGGCCGAGCAGGCCGTGGAGGTGACCGAGCAGGCTCTGCGCGAGTACTACCAGCAGGTCAAGGATCGCTACGAATCTCCCGAACAGCGTCATGGCCGGCATATCCTGATCACGGTCGATGACGGCGTGAGCGACGCGCAGGCGCGCGACAAGGCGCAGGAGCTCACCGCGCAGATCAAGAACGGCGCCGACTTCGCCGCCTTGGCCAAGGCGTATTCCAAGGATCCCGGCTCGGCGCAGCAAGGCGGCGATCTGGGCTGGGCACAGCGCGGCATGTTCGTGGGTCCGTTCGAGGATGCCTTGTTCGGCATGAGCGAAGGTGAAACCCGCGGTCCGATCAAGACGCAATTCGGCTATCACGTGCTGCAGCTCGAAGGCATCCGCCCCGGCAGCCTGCGCAGTTTCGAGGACGCTCGCGCGGAGGTCGAGGACGAGTATCGTAAGGAGCGTGCCCAGACGATTTTTTACGATGAGACCCAGAAGCTGGGTGACGAGGCGTTCGCCAGCCTGACCGAATTGGACTCGGTGGCGCAGTCGCTGGATCTGCCGTTGCAAACGCTCGAGGGCTTTACCCGTGAAGGCGGCGGCGAGTTCGACGCCAATCGTGACGTCATCGCGGCGGCATTCAGCGAGGAGGTGCTGGATCGCCGCGAAAACAGTCCGCTCATCACGATCGGCGAAGACCGTGCCCTGGTGTTGCGTGTGACCGGCCATACGCCGGCCACTCCGCGTCCGCTGGCACAGGTACAGGAGCAGATCCGTGCCACATTGAAGACTCAGCGCATGCGCGAACTGGCCAAGCAGCAGGGTGAGGATGCCGCGGGGCGTCTGCATCAGGGCGAGTCATGGGCGCAGGTCACCCATGCGCTGGGTGTCGATGCGATCGCCGCGCGTTTCGTGACGCGCGATGACAAGGTGATCCCGGGCGCGGTGCTCGCTGCCGCCTTCGCCGTGCCGACGGCACAGATCGGTACCGACAAGCCCTATATCGCCGGTGTGACCACCGATGAGGGTAACTATGCCGTGTATGCCGTCAGCCAGGCGCGTGCCGGCGACCCTGCCGCGGAATCCGAGCAGGAGCGCAGGGACCGCCGCCGGCGCGCCGAACGCCGGAACGGCAACCAGGAATTTTCCGCCTACCTGGCGCAGGCCGAGCGCCGCGCCAAGATCGTGCGCAACGACACGCTGTTCGACTGA